The following proteins come from a genomic window of Syngnathus acus chromosome 15, fSynAcu1.2, whole genome shotgun sequence:
- the hs3st1l1 gene encoding heparan sulfate (glucosamine) 3-O-sulfotransferase 1-like1, translating into MACLLASAFLLVLQTFAAPPQAAFSLNRRDLTDNDQDVASSPPPGTSKRAPQSIIIGVRKGGTRALLEMLDIHPEVAAAATEVHFFDWDENYAKGVEWYRELMPYSYPHQITMEKTPGYFTSTLAPQRICTMNSSMKLLLILRDPAERVVSDYTQVYFNRLENHKPVQAIENLLVRNGALNTRYKAIQRSLYDIHMRNWLHHFPLEQIHIVDGDLLIHDPLPELQKVERFLNLPPRIVASNFYFNQTKGFYCIRSDGRERCLHESKGRPHPVVNSTVLQQLRSYLQEHNRTFFRLVKRTFNWQ; encoded by the coding sequence ATGGCTTGCCTCCTGGCATCCGCCTTCCTTTTGGTTCTCCAAACGTTTGCTGCCCCACCTCAGGCGGCTTTTAGTTTGAACAGAAGAGACCTTACCGACAACGACCAAGACGTGGCCTCGTCTCCTCCGCCGGGGACTAGCAAAAGAGCCCCGCAGAGCATTATAATCGGGGTACGCAAAGGAGGTACGAGAGCCCTGCTGGAAATGCTCGACATCCATCCCGAGGTGGCCGCCGCCGCGACCGAGGTGCATTTCTTCGACTGGGACGAGAACTACGCCAAAGGCGTAGAGTGGTACCGTGAGCTGATGCCCTACTCGTACCCGCACCAGATAACCATGGAGAAGACCCCGGGATACTTCACGTCCACTCTTGCGCCCCAACGCATCTGCACGATGAACTCATCCATGAAGCTGCTCCTGATCCTCCGCGACCCGGCCGAGCGGGTGGTCTCGGACTACACCCAGGTGTACTTCAACCGTCTGGAGAACCACAAACCGGTGCAGGCCATCGAGAACCTTCTGGTACGAAACGGGGCCCTGAATACCCGCTACAAGGCCATTCAGAGGAGCCTGTACGATATTCACATGCGCAATTGGCTGCATCATTTCCCTCTGGAACAGATTCATATCGTGGATGGGGATTTGCTTATTCACGACCCCTTGCCAGAGCTTCAAAAAGTGGAGCGCTTCCTCAACTTGCCTCCCAGGATAGTCGCCTCCAACTTCTACTTCAATCAGACGAAGGGATTTTACTGTATTCGAAGCGACGGTCGAGAGCGATGTCTGCACGAGTCCAAGGGCCGCCCGCACCCTGTGGTCAACAGTACTGTTCTCCAACAACTTCGTTCTTACCTGCAGGAGCACAACAGAACCTTCTTTCGGCTGGTGAAGCGCACCTTCAATTGGCAATAA
- the LOC119134608 gene encoding kinase non-catalytic C-lobe domain-containing protein 1 → METSWRDAYYEIDHLPPLLEDEENVSLADILTLRDSCLCEEDVWAVCAECVVALQSIRPSHLFHTLCITPDTLAFNAHGNVCFMEQLSDDPEGLFVPPEFDNTGSTFEGHVFSLGSTLSAALSFVIEPELEAELGEETQKLLEKMQEKKPEDRPLIQDILFQAQARLRNTSSAAVCRRLSSVGRRVLSIESISNFQDGQESSEAIWQHAKSPQKTSFDIGKDIYLNTTKKTNGLSRQQVCLGWDSSLWAEDADNADRWRRGLADELDCSTVTMRAQQRFNRMKGALNRSCSVPDSNNPPFPTPPHGNISVPVSDLTEIGANEHLSSKSVCDKRLARGRSCESYSRSGAEDCLSSLVDGPTSRRKNEDAVKSSCHFQDCHEDTFEEGSPNVASSGTSAFLEDDNSGAQISKKHERYVSKSKSQDEWSPLRELLAHCGLGLTVNELWALCYTCLSSLQTYTDFPAFLSLDTVYISHQGELVFLAPKSFGTEDRFYLSPECQEHGIVTEKACVYGVAAILWTTAKFNLLPSQKLVMPRKLKRLLLEMANNTPVGRPSIAVAKHSCCDYLSRQGTNAETVWKQLITRVHATVSRSIDGEDLALDEFESRYFAYEQCNSGLQHPETFSPTSTPIVLTNEGEDGPKNGIDELRRQMEKHDMDADSDAGLSEGDRLAGASHQSPSEARYTCDDQMSRDRSEELEDSHSQLSEQQLISLGSRADLYFRPAWDLALFEEDCFSSQVIQYALSLGQYRGSSCLDVKTQELQQQLMIETRNLKKMRTFYQKLIQQDRQKGFENKGILSKLKAQLEELRSKVIFLDNVKKYLQTQRVDQRGLDVALLPSLSASGLKSLAAQSSEDTSCLSFATCQGKRNLQAGTPLGLMAYLYARNAASEGFIQQFLYTYRFFCTCEHLLQFIMETFISAVREGPDRSEKDANIFHRSLDLLHVWILDCKTVDFTPKSNIVEVLENFLRTVVIPVDSRGRVLLAALQNPPRTMWSTRRGSQIQCVAEDQWRISRAVKSSASIAKEDFSIAAALPVPCYISLVDEPSSGDEKLTFSQKNYSVQQVAQQLTLLQQDVFQGCHPVHFLNSRIQGIRDKPLRENNSSGTGSQQIPPVERSRLSHASESESRLQQLLAYSDTVMKWIAGEIVICDSIKEEVALLTKYLWIGKHCYESRNFATAMQVLEGLENTIVRQLPAWKHLSSKMLEILEELRAVQVFLKSDNMCLIAEEQKRRPTLPSAHILAMHIQQLEIGAFTLTTGAYKWTKLRRIAKVVSQVHAFQELVFTYSPDRDMQAYLCRRITELGNCDVGSRLTEADDADSQQSAERQTRRVQEILTKVKASLQ, encoded by the exons ATGGAGACTTCGTGGAGAGACGCATACTATGAAATAGaccatcttcctcctctgctCGAAGATGAG GAAAACGTGTCTCTGGCAGACATCCTGACTTTGCGAGACAGCTGTCTGTGTGAGGAGGATGTGTGGGCAGTGTGCGCAGAGTGCGTTGTGGCCCTGCAGAGCATTCGACCCTCCCACCTCTTCCACACCTTGTGCATCACCCCAGACACGCTTGCCTTCAATGCGCACGGGAATGTTTgctttatggagcagctcagcG ATGATCCTGAGGGCCTTTTTGTGCCTCCTGAATTTGACAATACGGGCAGCACATTTGAG GGCCATGTTTTTTCTCTGGGCTCAACCCTGTCCGCTGCACTGAGTTTTGTGATCGAACCAGAACTGGAGGCTGAGCTCGGTGAAGAAACTCAAAAGCTGTTGGagaaaatgcaggaaaagaaacCAGAGGATCGACCGCTCATACAG GACATCCTCTTTCAGGCTCAAGCAAGATTGCGCAACACCTCGTCGGCAGCCGTGTGCCGTAGATTGTCTTCTGTCGGACGACGTGTGCTCTCCATTGAATCAATATCAAATTTCCAAG ATGGACAAGAGAGCTCTGAGGCAATTTGGCAACATGCAAAATCCCCCCAAAAGACTTCCTTTGATATTGGCAAAGACATCTATCTGAACACTACTAAGAAGACAAACGGTCTATCCAGACAACAG GTGTGTTTGGGTTGGGACTCGTCCCTCTGGGCTGAAGATGCAGACAATGCAGACAGATGGCGCAGGGGCTTAGCAGATGAGCTGGACTGCTCCACAGTCACCATGAGAGCCCAGCAAAGATTCAACAGAATGAAGGGGGCGCTCAATCGCTCCTGCTCTGTCCCGGACTCCAATAACCCGCCTTTTCCCACCCCACCACATGGAAATATTAGCGTACCTGTATCGGACCTAACTGAGATCGGAGCCAATGAGCATTTGTCTTCCAAGTCCGTTTGCGACAAGAGACTCGCTCGAGGAAGGTCCTGCGAGTCGTATTCGCGGAGTGGCGCAGAAGATTGTCTGAGCTCACTTGTGGATGGTCCAAcatcaagaagaaaaaatgaagACGCTGTCAAGTCttcatgtcattttcaagACTGTCATGAAGATACGTTTGAGGAAGGGAGTCCGAATGTAGCCTCATCAGGCACGTCGGCCTTTTTAGAAGATGACAACTCTGGTGCTCAAATATCAAAAAAGCACGAGCGCTACGTGAGCAAAAGCAAATCTCAGGATGAG TGGAGCCCACTAAGAGAGTTACTGGCTCATTGTGGACTGGGCCTCACGGTGAATGAGCTCTGGGCTCTCTGCTACACCTGCCTGTCGTCCCTGCAGACCTATACTGACTTTCCAG CTTTCTTATCCCTGGACACGGTGTACATTAGCCACCAGGGAGAGTTGGTTTTCTTGGCACCCAAAAGCTTTG GAACTGAGGACAGATTTTATCTTTCACCTGAATGTCAAGAGCATGGAATTGTAACTGAGAAG GCTTGTGTTTATGGGGTCGCTGCTATCTTGTGGACCACGGCAAAGTTCAATTTGTTACCCAGTCAGAAACTTGTAATGCCTCGCAAACTGAAGCGACTTCTGCTTGAGATGGCAAACAACACACCCGTGGGGAGACCTTCTATTGCCGTGGCTAAACAT AGCTGTTGTGACTACTTAAGCCGTCAAGGGACGAATGCGGAGACTGTGTGGAAGCAGCTCATCACGAGGGTCCATGCG acaGTCTCTCGATCTATCGATGGAGAAGATTTGGCTTTGGATGAGTTTGAGTCAAGATACTTCGCATATGAGCAGTG CAACAGTGGACTCCAGCACCCGGAGACCTTCAGTCCCACAAGCACCCCCATCGTACTGACCAATGAAGGGGAAGACGGCCCAAAAAATGGAATTGACGA GTTGAGGagacaaatggaaaaacatg ACATGGACGCGGATTCAGACGCCGGGCTGAGTGAGGGAGACCGCTTGGCCGGGGCCAGCCACCAAAGCCCGTCTGAAGCCCGTTATACTTGCGATGACCAGATGAGTCGTGATCGCTCAGAGGAATTGGAGGACAGCCATTCTCAGCTTTCAGAGCAGCAGCTCATCTCACTGGGATCCAGAGCAGATCTGTACTTCAGGCCGGCCTGGGACTTGGCTTTGTTTGAAGAAGACTGCTTTAGCTCCCAAGTGATCCAGTATGCCTTGAGTCTTGGCCAGTACAGAGGATCGTCGTGCCTGGATGTGAAAACACAG GAGCTGCAGCAGCAACTGATGATTGAAACAAGGAATCTTAAGAAAATGAGAACATTCTACCAGAAACTAATTCAGCAAGACAGACAAAAAG gatttgaaaacaaaggaATCCTTtccaaactcaaggcccagcTTGAAGAACTGAGATCTAAAGTGATCTTCTTGGATAATGTCAAGAAATATCTTCAG ACACAGCGTGTGGATCAGCGGGGTTTAGACGTGGCACTACTGCCATCTTTGTCTGCCAGTGGCCTGAAGTCTTTGGCTGCCCAAAGCTCTGAGGACACTTCATGCTTGAGCTTTGCAACCTGtcaaggaaaaagaaatctgcAAGCAGGGACTCCTCTCGGTCTCATGGCATACCTTTATGCAAG AAATGCTGCTTCCGAGGGCTTCATCCAGCAGTTCCTGTACACGTATCGCTTTTTCTGCACTTGTGAGCACTTACTGCAGTTTATCATGGAGACGTTCATCAGTGCAGTGAG AGAAGGTCCGGACAGATCCGAAAAAGATGCTAACATCTTCCATCGCAGTTTGGACTTGTTGCATGTATGGATTCTAGATTGCAAAACGGTTGACTTCACGCCAAAGTCCAACATTGTGGAGGTTTTAGAAAACTTCCTTCGTACTGTG GTAATCCCCGTAGATAGTCGAGGGCGTGTCCTTCTCGCTGCTCTGCAAAATCCTCCGAGGACAATGTGGAGCACAAGGAGAGGGAGTCAAATCCAATGTGTGGCTGAGGATCAG TGGAGGATATCAAGAGCGGTGAAATCTTCAGCTTCCATTGCAAAAGAGGACTTCTCCATAGCTGCAGCTCTGCCTGTGCCTTGCTACATCTCCCTGGTGGATGAGCCTTCCAGCGGTGATGAGAAACTCACCTTTAGCCAGAAAAATTACAGTGTGCAGCAAGTAGCTCAACAACTCACTCTCCTGCAGCag GACGTTTTCCAAGGATGTCATCCAGTCCATTTCCTCAATTCCAGAATACAAGGCATCAGAGACAAGCCCTTAAGGGAAAACAA CTCCTCGGGTACTGGCTCCCAACAAATTCCACCAGTAGAGCGCAGCAGACTGTCACACGCGTCAGAGTCCGAGTCGCGCCTCCAGCAGCTGCTTGCTTACTCTGACACCGTTATGAAATGGATTGCTGGTGAAATAGTCATTTGTGACTCAATCAAG GAAGAAGTTGCCTTGCTGACCAAGTACCTGTGGATTGGGAAGCATTGCTATGAATCCCGCAATTTTGCTACAGCCATGCAGGTCCTTGAAGGTTTGGAGAACACCATTGTCAGGCAATTGCCA GCTTGGAAACATCTGTCTTCCAAGATGCTTGAGATCTTGGAAGAGCTACGAGCCGTGcag GTGTTTCTGAAGAGTGATAACATGTGTCTGATAGCGGAAGAACAAAAGAGAAGACCTACTCTTCCCTCGGCGCACATCCTGGCCATGCATATTCAACAGCTGGAAATCGGAGCCTTCACGCTCACCACTGGCGCTTACAAGTGGACCAAGCTTCG GAGGATAGCTAAGGTGGTGAGTCAGGTCCACGCCTTCCAGGAGCTGGTATTCACCTACAGCCCGGACCGGGACATGCAGGCCTACCTTTGCCGGCGCATCACCGAGCTCGGCAACTGTGACGTCGGCAGCAGGCTGACTGAGGCTGACGATGCCGATTCCCAGCAGTCCGCCGAGCGTCAAACGAGGAGGGTTCAGGAAATCCTGACAAAGGTGAAGGCCTCCCTCCAGTGA
- the LOC119134607 gene encoding homeobox protein vent1-like, producing MVKYFSVDWLARSHHDKALEEKEGAAIAMDGVANCKPHIPCMVQPSPPAYGKSYVQPKPKSSKPAEPMETTRCTSPISETSDYSSGYDSEAASSECLSVDEAAAGKDSAQRRVRTKFTPEQINRLLKIFNKHKYLDAGERVKTARKLGLTETQVRTWFQNRRMKLKREVQDLTPQIQPVMFQHMHPIQYHAVSGQQSHFPAPGAAFYPVVPVPPHLVLQQHMAPHPGPRVMIHSSHFY from the exons ATGGTGAAGTACTTTTCTGTGGATTGGCTCGCCCGGAGCCACCATGACAAGGCGCTCGAGGAGAAAGAAGGGGCTGCAATTGCAATGGACGGTGTGGCCAACTGCAAGCCGCACATTCCCTGCATGGTGCAGCCGAGCCCGCCAGCCTACGGCAAAAGTTACGTGCAGCCCAAACCAAAGTCATCCAAGCCTGCAGAGCCGATGGAGACCACACGCTGCACATCACCAA TTTCAGAAACAAGCGACTACTCGTCTGGCTACGATAGTGAAGCTGCTTCCTCCGAGTGCCTGTCTGTAGACGAGGCGGCGGCCGGGAAAGACAGCGCTCAGCGTCGAGTGCGCACCAAATTCACCCCGGAGCAAATCAACAGGCTGCTAAAGATCTTCAACAAGCACAAGTACCTGGATGCTGGCGAGAGGGTGAAGACAGCGCGCAAGTTGGGGCTAACTGAAACGCAG GTGAGGACCTGGTTCCAGAATCGGAGGATGAAACTCAAGCGGGAGGTGCAGGACCTCACTCCTCAAATCCAACCGGTCATGTTTCAACATATGCATCCGATTCAGTACCACGCCGTTTCTGGACAGCAAAGCCACTTCCCAGCACCCGGAGCAGCATTTTACCCCGTGGTCCCTGTGCCGCCGCACCTGGTCCTGCAACAGCATATGGCTCCTCACCCAGGGCCCCGTGTTATGATCCACAGCTCACATTTCTACTAA